A DNA window from Mucilaginibacter xinganensis contains the following coding sequences:
- a CDS encoding head GIN domain-containing protein: MKSIAKIMLAALLLTGAGYTYAKPNPNVKVLSAEIVDRHLSGFNGVNVAGPFDVFIIQGSTESVKVEAPSDVIDRIITEVNNGVLKVYSKHDNWNWGNWFGNHKKIAVYVVAKDLNAVSITGSGDVSFKEGLTTNSLRLKISGSGDMSGKIDVKSLESSISGSGDMRLAGRANTSTVSLVGSGDYTARNLETATTMIRLTGSGDAYVNASEKIDAALHGSGDIHCSGNPKNVSKSKNGSGDIYVN; encoded by the coding sequence ATGAAATCAATAGCTAAAATCATGCTGGCTGCTTTGCTATTAACCGGCGCCGGTTATACTTATGCAAAGCCCAACCCAAACGTAAAAGTTCTTTCTGCTGAAATTGTGGACCGTCATTTATCAGGCTTTAACGGGGTAAACGTAGCAGGGCCGTTTGACGTATTTATTATCCAGGGATCAACAGAATCGGTGAAGGTTGAAGCGCCCTCTGATGTGATTGACCGGATTATTACTGAAGTAAATAACGGCGTTTTAAAGGTTTATAGCAAACACGACAACTGGAATTGGGGAAATTGGTTTGGTAATCATAAAAAAATTGCGGTATATGTTGTTGCGAAAGATCTGAATGCGGTGAGCATCACAGGATCGGGCGATGTTTCTTTTAAAGAAGGCCTTACCACTAATTCATTAAGGCTAAAAATCAGCGGATCAGGCGATATGAGCGGAAAGATAGATGTTAAAAGCCTGGAAAGCAGCATCTCAGGATCGGGCGACATGCGGCTTGCCGGTCGTGCTAACACCTCTACCGTAAGCCTGGTAGGCTCGGGTGATTACACTGCAAGGAACCTTGAAACAGCTACTACTATGATCCGCCTTACAGGCTCAGGCGATGCTTATGTAAATGCCAGTGAGAAAATTGATGCTGCGTTGCACGGATCGGGTGATATCCATTGCTCAGGAAACCCTAAAAATGTTTCCAAATCAAAAAACGGCAGCGGCGATATCTACGTAAATTAA